One Argiope bruennichi chromosome 5, qqArgBrue1.1, whole genome shotgun sequence DNA segment encodes these proteins:
- the LOC129969077 gene encoding uncharacterized protein LOC129969077 encodes MGSSRKSPFSGHHKELNLKSNFPHFDRYFVIKRVSEKNDTFNSISPFLVQKAITATIGEVSSIRKMRSGDLLVQVNSKKQAQQVMKLKALATFPVTVSSHTSLNFSKGVITCGELFNVPLEEISEELKPQGVTHVRQITIRRDGQLLPTKHYVMTFHRPKIPEYLYAGYIKLPVRQYIPNPLRYFQCQRFGHSRANCRGTLTCARCAEKGHDSQQCNAEEKCVNCGENHASFSRSCERWKVEKEITSIKFKEDISYPEARKKVLNQTPKPGLSYASIVKTTFCVNCSCTNCAKYAPQPKNTEKSSDSEIENETNTTPVTSKSSRPKMNSNSQKSLKLKLSKRGISPKDIRSKLKKSTSQNSVALGLATQGNAHKDLTSIFGKPKSPDSISLHPSDEEDELQMSCDVSPTLDKTRTNILNTSVT; translated from the coding sequence ATGGGCTCCTCCcgaaaatctcccttcagtgggcatcacaAAGAACTCAATCTCAAAAGTAATTTTCCACATTTTGACCGTTACTTTGTTATCAAACGTGTTTCTGAAAAGAATGATACATTTAATTCTATATCACCATTCCTCGTACAGAAAGCCATTACAGCAACCATTGGTGAGGTATCTTCTATCCGGaagatgcgttctggtgacttgctggtACAGGTAAATTCCAAAAAACAAGCACAACAAGTTATGAAACTTAAAGCCTTAGCCACCTTTCCCGTTACTGTCAGCTCTCATACATCCCTAAATTTCTCCAAAGGAGTAATAACGTGTGGGGAATTATTTAACGTTCCTCTAGAGGAGATCTCCGAGGAACTGAAACCCCAAGGAGTAACTCATGTACGCCAGATCaccattcggcgggatggacaactcctacCCACCAAACATTACGTAATGACCTTTCATAGACCAAAAATACCTGAATACCTTTATGCAGGATATATAAAATTGCCTGTCCGCCAGTACATCCCTAATCCGCTAAGATATTttcaatgccagcgttttggccactCCAGGGCTAACTGCCGCGGGACATTAACATGCGCCCGCTGTGCTGAAAAAGGCCACGACAGCCAGCAATGTAACGctgaagaaaaatgtgtaaattgcGGTGAGAATCATGCATCTTTCTCTCGGTCCTGTGAACGATGgaaagtagaaaaagaaattacctctattaaatttaaagaagacaTCAGCTATCCTGAAGCtcggaaaaaagttttaaatcagaCACCAAAACCTGGATTGAGCTATGCCTCCATAGTTAAAACAACCTTCTGTGTAAATTGTTCCTGCACAAATTGTGCAAAATATGCTCCTCAACCGAAAAATACTGAAAAGTCATCcgattctgaaattgaaaatgaaacaaacacgACTCCTGTAACTAGCAAATCGTCTAGACCTAAAATGAATTCTAACTCTCAAAAATCACTTAAACTTAAGCTTTCGAAACGAGGAATCTCACCAAAAGACATCAGATCAAAGTTGAAAAAATCGACATCACAAAATTCTGTCGCTTTGGGACTTGCGACACAAGGTAATGctcataaggacttaacgtccatttttggcAAACCTAAAAGTCCCGATTCCATTTCCCTTCATCCGTCTGACGAGGAGGATGAATtacaaatgagttgcgatgtttcgccAACTCTTGATAAGACTCGCACCAACATTCTCAATACTTCTGTTACTTAA